One window of the Colletotrichum lupini chromosome 9, complete sequence genome contains the following:
- a CDS encoding mucin has protein sequence MLFIACVDIVSEKLCMSRLTCRSVLCLATNQHFHYSIRRYLTQGRTSSIKERYPFALCKTYAWLGSLVSARQGGALSCSTPHRTGPLAYVVKGLAGKFLVLCRCPARKSHPPSPITNEDACYHCTFFPIAHSDIVSVSWMHSSEILITIHIHPYIPSLDKPRSHPSRNPATAAPSRSNSENGGNRVTITSTTITRPNKRQKRSHGDGIVQGPTSQKHTGDAVVFDHTPPPSPTKSNVEMQESHSDSESATHMKIEGINDEIVEATIAQLQATCNRPHLVRELATVLSQQIPIVKNSANPCAIVSSRLSAYLKRSCWSGRVPCPMAKELEKIHPRRTYFYLTTRPRLPFPDSPAFAQRVVISPSLSSIASGSEDGDDIDLRRRDLSPSPEVDLSSPEFDDGDDDFAMPTTPVGSLPSSFRYSRSQRSASPPLEKDEREFTQTADGLQKRKLARELSSTGNGEQSANAFEPARDYGMFDEKTGVAVNSGLANMHQFMTSPAFKATVPASVRKESDGDSWFKLGGLLEWDHSPESIELDELDCMAHVPYQRTECRLIMLWANQCQLALLDDGENNCGTRAYDSVKLISFGSTIREWADVFLVLVVVRAAGSEEVCAGLILEFKPGG, from the exons ATGCTCTTCATAGCATGTGTTGACATCGTCTCTGAGAAGCTATGTATGTCTCGCCTCACGTGTAGGTCAGTGCTATGTCTAGCAACCAATCAGCATTTCCATTATTCCATCCGGAGGTATCTGACGCAGGGCAGGACATCCTCCATTAAG GAACGGTACCCATTCGCGCTCTGTAAGACGTACGCGTGGTTAGGTTCCCTAGTCTCGGCACGCCAGGGTGGAGCACTCTCCTGTTCCACACCTCATCGGACTGGACCCCTTGCGTATGTGGTCAAGGGGCTTGCGGGAAA ATTCTTAGTACTATGTCGTTGCCCAGCACGCAAATCCCATCCACCATCCCCCATAACAAACGAGGACGCATGTTATCACTGCACCTTCTTTCCCATCGCCCATAGTGACATCGTCTCTGTCTCCTGGATGCACTCGTCTGAAATTCTTATCACCATTCATATCCATCCGTACATTCCATCTCTGGACAAGCCTC GGAGCCATCCAAGTCGCAATCCGGCCACCGCCGCCCCAAGTCGAAGCAATTCCGAAAATGGAGGAAACCGCGTAACAATTACATCGACAACAATAACGCGGCCGAATAAGAGACAGAAACGCTCGCATGGAGATGGGATAGTGCAGGGGCCGACGTCACAAAAACATACCGGAGACGCTGTAGTTTTTGATCATACGCCACCGCCGTCTCCGACAAAAAGTAACGTCGAGATGCAGGAATCCCACAGCGACTCCGAATCTGCCACTCACATGAAGATCGAGGGAATCAACGACGAGATTGTAGAAGCTACTATTGCCCAATTACAGGCCACCTGTAACCGACCTCATCTGGTGCGAGAGCTGGCAACTGTGCTTTCGCAGCAGATTCCAATTGTCAAGAA CTCTGCAAACCCATGCGCCATTGTTTCTTCCCGCCTCTCCGCCTACCTGAAGCGTTCCTGTTGGAGTGGTCGGGTACCTTGCCCAATGGCTAAGGAACTCGAAAAGATACACCCACGCCGGACATATTTTTATCTCACAACGCGGCCAAGACTGCCTTTCCCAGACTCTCCGGCCTTCGCTCAGCGTGTAGTCATCTCTCCATCTCTCTCCAGCATCGCATCTGGATCCGAAGATGGTGACGACATCGACCTTCGCCGGCGGGATTTAAGCCCCTCCCCCGAGGTTGATCTTTCCTCTCCTGAATTTGATGATGGTGACGACGACTTTGCCATGCCTACTACTCCCGTCGGGTCCCTACCAAGCAGCTTCCGGTACTCAAGAAGTCAACGCAGTGCCTCTCCTCCGCTGGAAAAGGATGAACGAGAGTTTACGCAAACGGCAGACGGTCTGCAGAAACGCAAGCTCGCCCGCGAACTATCTTCAACGGGCAATGGCGAGCAATCTGCCAACGCCTTTGAACCGGCTCGGGATTATGGCATGTTCGACGAGAAAACCGGCGTGGCCGTTAACAGCGGGTTGGCAAATATGCATCAGTTCATGACAAGCCCAGCCTTCAAGGCAACCGTCCCGGCGAGCGTCAGAAAGGAAAGTGACGGCGACAGCTGGTTCAAGCTAGGGGGCCTCCTAGAATGGGATCATAGCCCTGAAAGCATTGAACTTGATGAGCTCGATT GCATGGCCCACGTCCCGTATCAGCGTACGGAGTGTCGACTGATTATGTTATGGGCAAACCAATGCCAG CTGGCGTTGCTGGATGACGGCGAAAACAATTGTGGAACCAGGGCATACGATAGCGTGAAGTTGATTTCGTTTGGAAGTACAATTAGGGAATGGGCGGATGTCTTTCTTGTATTAGTAGTTGTAAGAGCAGCTGGTTCCGAGGAAGTTTGTGCCGGCTTGATATTGGAATTCAAGCCGGGGGGATAG
- a CDS encoding CCR4-Not complex component: MVPQPRSGSFSPHPSQTLHTGVWHSTYPSQSAGLTAGASPSTSSPTGPSSLVKIAVAQVYLLLGAIKEDKDRAKWETQAEQLQKLINEHGMEVFAKYFTRLVAAHAGHIFHGHTRPGTNGNFHLLMSEMKKISHDANQAIKIAESIETGTEDLFRDFDMSTFMEAFKLDALEKTILALAFKTGSRSDLKTKADAILSTNFPTFVNILARRELEEHADLTDSFIAVLVDRFIQYQPPNFNAASKSELAYKVQARWHGDQAPPPSEVLAALDLVRVLADKPPNALATYIQRTGGDFTRDEESCVSYLQSRPQNVQLSEEQVSIALTYSTISQTPRYDPSILAAALRRVLPSSFRWQDVVSYFDQRSARISSRQFLRLYNALLPIAEDDQTFDIQKLWGGNWEHPETQLSFICAFASLQPDQLDASTIPGLIPTLTLETYVQSAPEVQQRAAFAAKHALVSVEALSAVFHVALHSVHASQSVEAKRLFQEVVVPNLDIFVVSAFGVPKPWPTMAVDTLNSLFESFLYKRSTEYDFVLDSLWKKDKEWVIQRLIEAHAIKPTDLPLIFEHALKHKWLDELVYLSNGFGLDLAALAHAEGYLDLVNWARLNSERSNEIARSLLQFLLIKANLELQFQRPPDGQAAVKSSTTLQVRTVAAFLQILEDFLPKTPLQDLIMVQRSCITVYPRLINYGEGFDDIIDANGKDGNALPTGANSKMEEHYKKMYGDEIQVRNIVEVLDRYKHSRDPLDQDVFACMIHGLFDEYAHYVDYPLEALATTAVLFGGIISHKLISDLPLKIGLGMILEAVRDYSPEDSMYKFGLQALMQLFSRFREWPGFCRQLLQIPGLQGTEAWKKAEDVVRDHEDELARSRNGVMPSAHVNSESLSNGNVPEGRPTDRQPQPFQSINASDRSPGVDCEEPSSDTQGKIQFVLNNLTETTLQTMCQELREILEHRYQQWFASHLVEERAKMQPNYHQVYLELVKLFEDKILWGEVLRETYVSVARMLNSEATMQNSTERSHLKNLGGWLGLLTLARDKPIKHKNIAFKQLLIEAHDTKRLIVVIPFVCKVILQGVNSTVFRPPNPWLMDIIHLLIELYHHAELKLNLKFEIEVLCKGLNLDHKSIEPSGEILNRAAVEDAQELVSQDALETFENLSLNGISTGVTAGLSPQVIAASIPDLGPLIHIPPTNEMVVTATRLHEIVRTALTQALQDIIQPVVDRSVTIAAISTQQMIHKDFATEPDENRVRTSAISMVKATAGSLALVTSKEPLRANFTNYMRNSSNDLPQGLPEGTIIMCVNSNLDLACNIIEKQAEERAVPEIEEMIEPELEARRRHRLQRPNEPYVDASLSRWAWTIPNPFKLSPSMGGLNPEQMAIYEDFARQPRTTTSNAPSHVPSASDATRSLANEVLQDQFSTVPSLGATADAPAVQHLGSQVQQYAPVHNGAMPTARPQAFQMDGRALIERVQKLLMELQRVATEAREEHFADLPRPHPVLDVVDALVQHMIKASQTSDEFAVFAADQIIQLIFSPIDDNLALESLVHVLETLRKISGPTLNNRVTAHFRQQSGATFLQMPLLAALLRTDLLDWRNIDLSMSKALQQRKEGSLDFLDQMVDLTLLGSRPMALYGDFVRTLEAAWSWIQDEPDSAIGQRLKAKLSGQTLPQTAQQESEGALQQDQMEYVFDEWIHLCNNPDGSETSSIMFVQQMQIRGVVKSKDDLFVFLRIATDMSVDRFEHFVHSTGTLTDAFLAVDALAKMINIFIRLHGEAQPTPTPSRAVYLDSVLAFITLVLNHHHVKRADHFNQRVFHRLLSVLLYEISSTAEQLPESERSELFLKFAARLADLGPKYLPGFVFGWLSLLQHRAFLPAVMKDRSGWVAFTRLLQLLLEHIGEQVKAIEPSNVAREIYRATLKLLVILQHDYSDYLAAHSHQLVASVPPHCKQLLNAILTANPAAHPKMPDPSFPGLQADRVDGARDSPECLDNSASILRDLGLLDVLDHALQNGPSEDTLAHITRAIVESQRPDTGFGHVPINANLRVVEAVTLHVGNYAVQQSTQKGTDVFNPASSDVATMSILLHELPPEARYYLITSIANQLRFPNAHTNYFSRILLEIFGQDMNDPEETEIRQQITRVLWERLIGYWPQPWGLMVTVVELLKNEKYMFFDLPFVKSNPEVIERFHAILQRA, encoded by the exons ATGGTCCCACAACCAAGGTCGGGATCATTCTCTCCACATCCTTCACAGACACTGCACACTGGAGTTTGGCACTCAACCTATCCATCACAATCCGCTGGGTTGACTGCAGGCGCAAGTCCAAGTACGAGTAGTCCGACAGGGCCAAGTTCCCTGGTCAAAATTGCTGTCGCCCAAGTATATCTCCTCCTCGGTGCTATCAAGGAAGACAAGGACCGCGCCAAGTGGGAGACACAAGCAGAACAACTACAAAAG CTCATCAATGAACACGGAATGGAGGTCTTTGCGAAGTATTTTACGCGCCTAGTCGCTGCCCATGCTGGCCATATCTTCCACGGACATACACGGCCGGGAACCAATGGCAATTTTCACCTTCTCATGAGCGAGATGAAGAAGATTTCCCACGACGCCAATCAAGCCATCAAGATTGCTGAGTCTATCGAAACCGGCACAGAAGACTTGTTCCGTGACTTTGACATGTCAACTTTCATGGAAGCATTCAAGTTGGATGCTCTCGAAAAGACGATATTGGCGCTAGCCTTCAAGACAGGATCAAGGTCCGACCTCAAGACCAAGG CCGATGCCATCTTATCCACGAATTTCCCGACCTTCGTGAACATTCTTGCCCGGCGCGAACTAGAAGAGCACGCAGATTTGACCGATTCCTTCATCGCTGTACTCGTCGATCGCTTCATTCAGTATCAGCCACCAAACTTCAACGCCGCGTCCAAGTCCGAACTAGCCTACAAGGTCCAGGCAAGGTGGCACGGGGACCAGGCTCCGCCGCCCTCTGAAGTGCTTGCCGCGCTTGATTTGGTTAGAGTGCTGGCCGACAAACCTCCAAATGCTCTGGCAACATACATCCAAAGAACGGGCGGCGACTTTACTAGAGATGAGGAGAGTTGCGTCTCATACCTGCAAAGTCGGCCTCAGAATGTTCAGCTCAGTGAAGAGCAGGTGTCAATCGCCCTGACTTACAGCACTATCAGCCAGACACCCCGTTATGACCCGTCGATTCTTGCGGCAGCCCTCCGTCGAGTTCTACCTTCGTCATTTAGGTGGCAAGACGTGGTTTCATACTTCGATCAGCGATCCGCTCGAATCTCCTCCCGGCAATTTCTCCGTCTATACAATGCGTTGCTCCCGATCGCTGAAGATGATCAAACATTTGATATCCAGAAGCTATGGGGTGGAAACTGGGAACATCCAGAAACCCAACTGTCTTTCATATGCGCGTTCGCCTCACTTCAGCCGGATCAGCTTGACGCCAGTACAATCCCGGGTTTGATTCCAACGCTGACACTGGAAACCTACGTGCAATCTGCCCCAGAGGTTCAGCAACGCGCGGCGTTCGCGGCCAAGCACGCGTTGGTGTCTGTTGAGGCACTGTCGGCCGTGTTTCATGTTGCCCTTCACTCAGTCCACGCGTCGCAAAGCGTCGAAGCCAAGCGCCTGTTCCAGGAAGTCGTGGTACCTAACCTAGACATCTTCGTCGTTTCCGCGTTTGGAGTGCCGAAACCATGGCCAACGATGGCAGTCGATACGCTGAACTCTCTTTTCGAAAGCTTCCTCTACAAACGATCAACGGAATATGATTTTGTTCTCGACAGCCTGTGGAAGAAGGACAAGGAGTGGGTGATTCAGCGGCTGATTGAGGCACATGCCATTAAACCAACCGATCTTCCCTTGATTTTTGAGCATGCCTTGAAACACAAGTGGCTCGACGAGCTTGTATACCTATCAAATGGGTTTGGACTCGATCTTGCAGCGCTTGCTCATGCCGAGGGTTATCTTGACTTGGTTAATTGGGCGCGACTCAACTCCGAGAGAAGCAACGAGATTGCGCGGTCTTTGCTCCAGTTTTTGCTGATCAAGGCAAACTTGGAATTGCAATTCCAGCGCCCCCCTGATGGCCAAGCTGCCGTCAAATCTAGTACCACTCTCCAAGTGAGGACAGTGGCTGCTTTTCTGCAAATTCTGGAGGACTTTCTCCCCAAGACTCCCTTGCAGGATCTCATCATGGTGCAGCGATCTTGCATCACGGTCTACCCTAGATTGATCAACTATGGCGAAGGCTTCGACGATATCATTGACGCCAACGGCAAAGATGGGAACGCCTTGCCTACCGGGGCCAACAGTAAGATGGAAGAACATTACAAGAAGATGTACGGGGACGAAATTCAAGTCCGCAACATCGTCGAGGTCCTGGATCGGTACAAACATTCTCGCGATCCTCTAGATCAAGACGTGTTCGCATGCATGATCCACGGCCTGTTCGATGAATACGCTCATTATGTCGATTATCCCTTAGAGGCACTCGCAACAACCGCAGTGCTTTTCGGTGGCATCATCTCCCACAAGCTTATCTCGGATCTCCCGCTCAAGATTGGTCTTGGCATGATTCTTGAGGCTGTCAGAGACTATTCCCCAGAGGATTCGATGTACAAATTTGGACTGCAGGCCCTGATGCAACTGTTTTCTCGCTTCCGGGAATGGCCCGGCTTCTGTCGACAATTGCTGCAGATACCCGGCCTACAAGGTACCGAGGCCTGGAAGAAGGCTGAAGACGTGGTTCGAGACCACGAGGATGAGCTTGCACGATCGCGCAACGGCGTTATGCCTTCAGCTCATGTCAATAGCGAGTCTCTTTCGAACGGTAACGTACCCGAAGGCAGACCGACGGATCGTCAACCGCAGCCCTTCCAGTCTATCAACGCATCTGACCGTTCGCCTGGAGTCGATTGCGAGGAGCCATCAAGCGATACACAAGGCAAGATTCAGTTCGTACTGAACAATCTTACCGAGACCACCCTTCAAACCATGTGTCAAGAGTTGCGGGAAATTTTGGAACATCGTTATCAGCAATGGTTTGCAAGCCATCTGGTCGAGGAGCGAGCCAAGATGCAGCCTAATTATCACCAAGTCTACCTTGAACTGGTCAAGCTGTTCGAAGACAAGATTCTGTGGGGAGAGGTTTTGAGAGAGACGTACGTGAGCGTGGCTCGTATGCTCAACTCGGAGGCCACCATGCAGAACTCGACCGAACGGTCACACCTCAAGAATCTTGGAGGCTGGCTTGGTCTTCTCACTCTGGCTCGCGATAAGCCGATTAAGCACAAGAACATTGCCTTCAAACAGCTCTTGATCGAGGCTCACGACACGAAAAGGCTCATCGTGGTCATTCCCTTCGTTTGCAAAGTCATTCTCCAGGGAGTCAACTCAACCGTATTTCGGCCACCGAACCCATGGTTGATGGATATCATTCACTTGCTCATCGAGTTATATCACCATGCTGAGCTGAAGCTCAATCTCAAGTTCGAGATTGAAGTGTTGTGCAAGGGTCTTAACCTTGACCACAAAAGTATCGAGCCTTCCGGCGAGATTCTCAACCGTGCCGCTGTCGAAGATGCACAAGAGCTGGTTTCCCAAGACGCTTTGGAGACGTTTGAAAATCTTTCCCTTAACGGGATTTCCACGGGTGTCACAGCTGGCCTCTCTCCTCAGGTCATTGCTGCATCAATCCCAGATCTTGGCCCGCTCATTCACATTCCGCCTACGAACGAAATGGTGGTAACGGCTACCCGACTGCACGAGATTGTTCGGACTGCTCTTACGCAGGCTTTGCAAGACATCATACAGCCTGTGGTAGATCGATCCGTCACGATTGCTGCCATTTCCACCCAGCAAATGATTCACAAAGATTTTGCGACTGAGCCTGATGAGAACAGGGTCAGGACATCAGCCATCAGCATGGTGAAGGCGACTGCCGGAAGTTTGGCGCTGGTGACCTCTAAGGAGCCGTTGAGAGCCAACTTCACAAATTATATGAGGAACTCATCTAATGATTTACCGCAAGGGTTACCGGAAGGCACTATCATCATGTGTGTGAACTCAAATCTTGATCTGGCATGCAACATCATCGAGAAGCAAGCTGAGGAGAGAGCTGTGCCGGAGATTGAGGAGATGATTGAGCCTGAACTGGAAGCACGCCGTCGTCATCGCCTTCAGCGCCCTAATGAGCCATATGTGGATGCCTCTCTCAGTCGGTGGGCGTGGACGATTCCCAACCCGTTCAAGTTGTCGCCAAGCATGGGCGGCCTCAACCCTGAACAGATGGCCATATACGAGGACTTCGCCCGCCAGCCTCGGACCACCACTTCTAATGCTCCATCTCACGTACCCTCCGCTTCTGATGCGACTAGATCGCTTGCCAACGAAGTTCTCCAAGACCAGTTCTCCACAGTACCCAGCCTGGGAGCTACGGCAGATGCACCAGCCGTTCAACACCTCGGCTCTCAGGTTCAGCAGTACGCCCCCGTTCACAATGGAGCGATGCCTACCGCGAGGCCCCAAGCATTCCAAATGGACGGCCGCGCTTTGATTGAACGCGTCCAGAAGCTTCTCATGGAACTGCAGCGCGTGGCGACCGAAGCGCGCGAGGAACACTTCGCCGACCTCCCGAGGCCACATCCCGTCCTAGATGTGGTTGACGCATTGGTTCAGCATATGATCAAGGCATCGCAGACTTCAGACGAGTTTGCTGTTTTTGCTGCTGATCAAATTATCCAGCTCATTTTCAGCCCGATTGATGACAACTTAGCCTTGGAAAGCCTGGTCCATGTCCTGGAGACGTTGCGGAAGATTTCTGGCCCAACGCTGAACAACCGCGTCACTGCCCACTTCCGCCAACAGTCTGGAGCCACCTTCCTCCAAATGCCACTTCTCGCTGCACTGCTGCGCACCGACCTCCTCGACTGGAGAAACATTGATTTATCCATGTCCAAAGCGCTGCAGCAAAGGAAAGAAGGCTCGCTAGACTTCTTAGACCAGATGGTTGATCTGACTCTCCTCGGCAGCCGGCCAATGGCGCTTTATGGCGACTTTGTTCGGACACTCGAGGCTGCCTGGTCCTGGATACAGGACGAGCCAGATTCCGCTATCGGACAGCGCTTGAAGGCGAAGCTCTCTGGTCAAACACTGCCTCAAACTGCGCAACAGGAGAGCGAAGGCGCACTTCAGCAGGACCAAATGGAATATGTTTTTGACGAATGGATCCATCTTTGCAACAACCCTGACGGATCGGAGACCTCGTCCATCATGTTCGTGCAGCAGATGCAAATCAGAGGTGTTGTCAAGAGCAAGGACGACCTTTTTGTTTTCCTCAGAATCGCAACAGACATGTCGGTGGACAGGTTTGAGCACTTCGTCCATTCGACGGGAACCCTGACGGATGCCTTCCTCGCTGTGGATGCCCTCGCAAAGATGATTAACATTTTTATCAGACTTCACGGTGAAGCACAGCCTACTCCGACGCCAAGCCGAGCGGTCTACTTGGATTCTGTCTTGGCCTTTATCACTCTCGTGCTTAACCATCACCATGTGAAGCGCGCGGATCACTTCAACCAGAGAGTGTTCCATCGTCTGTTGTCGGTTCTCCTTTACGAAATCAGCTCTACTGCAGAGCAGCTCCCCGAGTCAGAGAGATCGGAGCTGTTCCTGAAATTCGCTGCCAGACTCGCAGACCTCGGACCGAAATATCTTCCTGGCTTCGTTTTCGGCTGGCTCTCCCTCCTCCAGCATCGGGCTTTCTTGCCTGCAGTAATGAAGGATCGCTCCGGGTGGGTGGCGTTTACCAGACTCCTGCAATTGCTCCTGGAACATATTGGCGAACAAGTCAAAGCGATCGAGCCCTCCAATGTAGCGCGAGAGATTTATCGAGCCACCCTCAAGCTACTCGTTATTCTACAGCACGACTACTCGGACTACCTCGCGGCACACTCACATCAACTCGTAGCTAGTGTCCCTCCTCACTGCAAGCAGCTTCTCAACGCCATATTGACAGCGAACCCAGCAGCCCATCCTAAGATGCCGGATCCTTCGTTTCCCGGTCTGCAAGCTGATAGAGTAGATGGTGCCAGGGACTCCCCTGAATGTCTAGACAACTCTGCGTCTATTCTGCGCGACTTAGGCTTGCTCGATGTCCTTGACCACGCGCTGCAGAACGGCCCGTCTGAGGATACATTAGCACACATCACGCGAGCCATTGTCGAAAGCCAGCGACCTGATACCGGTTTTGGGCATGTGCCCATCAATGCCAATTTGCGAGTGGTCGAGGCGGTCACTCTTCATGTCGGCAACTATGCTGTCCAGCAGTCAACTCAGAAGGGTACGGATGTCTTCAATCCAGCCTCATCAGATGTGGCCACAATGTCCATCTTGCTTCACGAGCTGCCTCCTGAGGCCCGCTACTACCTCATCACCAGCATTGCAAACCAATTGCGGTTCCCCAATGCCCATACCAACTACTTCAGCCGTATCTTACTGGAGATCTTCGGCCAGGACATGAATGACCCTGAGGAGACGGAGATCAGGCAGCAAATCACTCGCGTGCTTTGGGAACGCCTGATCGGCTACTGGCCCCAACCCTGGGGTCTCATGGTGACAGTTGTTGAGTTGCTCAAGAACGAGAAGTACATGTTTTTTGATCTCCCATTCGTCAAGTCAAACCCAGAG GTCATTGAACGCTTCCATGCCATTTTACAGCGCGCATAA